One window from the genome of Rhodopseudomonas sp. P2A-2r encodes:
- a CDS encoding Na+/H+ antiporter encodes MEAKFQIFLILLAALAGTAYVARRIDVAPAILSLLAGIALAFVPGMPTVELPPELVLLVVLPPLIYSASVAMSWREFRGNLRIITLLAVGCVIFTACLVATATHYLIGLPWGVGFLLGAIVAPPDVVAPLAIARRLGLPRRMLVVLEGEGLANDATTLILYRFAVVAISTGAFSLPKAAGTFAAILACELAFGLFVGWLSLRLRHRARDPQVEITLSLLTPYVAYLIPEHFGGSGIIATVACGLYISWNGPLLISAATRLQGIFFWDLMIYLIEGLLFLLTGFQMRLLLEKSKAFPFDDIMLASALVAVVIVVARFAWVYPAIYLPRFFSPALRKSDPAPNWRWTFVVAFTGVRGAVSLAAALALPFALPSGEGFPSRDLILFVAFNVILVTLVGFGLGLPVVVKLLGMGRTGREEVVAEHEAEIAARREALAAALASLDAMTDDRELSDEVVKLLRARHETRSGQLPDGLDPDNEGASALGTDLVRELIAAERKFIHVQLRDGKITDESRRRIERDLDLEEASIANREYRTLPL; translated from the coding sequence GTGGAAGCCAAGTTCCAGATTTTCCTGATCCTGCTCGCGGCGCTCGCGGGCACCGCTTATGTCGCGCGGCGGATCGATGTCGCTCCCGCCATCCTGTCGCTGCTGGCCGGCATCGCGCTGGCCTTCGTGCCGGGCATGCCGACGGTCGAACTGCCGCCCGAACTGGTGCTGCTGGTGGTGCTGCCGCCGCTGATCTATTCGGCTTCCGTCGCCATGAGCTGGCGCGAGTTTCGCGGCAACCTGCGCATCATTACCTTGCTGGCAGTGGGCTGCGTGATCTTCACCGCCTGCCTGGTGGCGACCGCAACGCATTACCTGATTGGCCTGCCTTGGGGCGTCGGCTTCCTGCTCGGCGCCATCGTCGCGCCGCCCGATGTAGTAGCGCCGCTGGCCATTGCGCGCCGGCTCGGGCTGCCGCGCCGCATGCTGGTGGTGCTTGAGGGCGAGGGCCTTGCCAACGACGCCACCACGCTGATCCTGTACCGCTTCGCTGTCGTGGCGATCTCCACCGGCGCATTTTCGCTGCCCAAGGCCGCGGGCACCTTTGCCGCCATCCTGGCCTGCGAACTGGCGTTCGGCCTTTTCGTCGGCTGGCTCAGCCTGCGCCTGCGTCACCGCGCGCGCGACCCGCAGGTCGAGATCACCCTGTCGCTGCTGACGCCCTATGTGGCCTATCTCATTCCCGAACACTTCGGCGGTTCCGGCATCATCGCCACCGTGGCCTGCGGCCTCTACATCAGCTGGAACGGGCCGCTGCTGATCTCCGCCGCCACACGCCTGCAGGGCATCTTCTTCTGGGACCTGATGATCTACCTGATCGAGGGGCTGCTGTTCCTGCTCACCGGTTTCCAGATGCGCCTGTTGCTCGAGAAATCCAAGGCGTTCCCGTTCGACGACATCATGCTGGCGTCGGCGCTGGTCGCCGTGGTGATCGTCGTGGCCCGCTTCGCCTGGGTCTATCCGGCGATCTACCTGCCGCGCTTCTTCAGCCCCGCTTTGCGCAAGAGCGACCCGGCACCGAACTGGCGCTGGACCTTCGTAGTCGCATTCACCGGGGTGCGCGGCGCGGTCTCGTTGGCGGCGGCGCTGGCGCTGCCGTTTGCGCTGCCCTCCGGCGAAGGCTTTCCGTCGCGCGACCTGATCCTGTTCGTAGCGTTCAACGTCATCCTGGTGACGCTGGTCGGCTTCGGCCTCGGCCTGCCGGTCGTCGTCAAACTGCTCGGCATGGGCCGCACCGGCCGCGAGGAAGTGGTGGCCGAGCACGAGGCGGAAATCGCGGCCCGCCGGGAAGCGCTCGCGGCAGCGCTGGCGTCGCTCGACGCCATGACCGACGATCGCGAACTATCGGACGAAGTCGTCAAGCTGCTGCGCGCCCGCCACGAGACCCGCTCCGGCCAGTTGCCGGACGGCCTCGACCCCGACAACGAGGGCGCCTCGGCGCTCGGCACCGACCTGGTCCGCGAGTTGATCGCGGCGGAGCGCAAGTTCATCCACGTGCAGTTGCGCGACGGCAAGATCACCGACGAAAGCCGGCGCCGGATCGAGCGCGATCTCGACCTGGAGGAGGCGAGTATTGCGAACCGGGAGTATCGGACGCTGCCATTGTGA
- a CDS encoding type II toxin-antitoxin system RelE/ParE family toxin produces MKVRWLESATNELEDIFVYILKHSPRSAASVARHIIERAESLGEFPFKGEETRRTGIRKLTVTNYPYVIIYRVVEAAEEVQILNVRHTARKQSPAEG; encoded by the coding sequence ATGAAGGTTCGCTGGTTAGAATCTGCGACCAACGAACTTGAAGATATCTTCGTTTATATTCTTAAGCACAGCCCAAGGTCAGCCGCATCGGTGGCCAGACACATCATAGAACGAGCCGAATCGCTTGGTGAATTTCCCTTCAAGGGGGAAGAGACAAGGCGCACAGGAATACGCAAGCTGACGGTTACGAACTATCCGTATGTGATCATCTACAGGGTGGTCGAGGCCGCGGAGGAGGTCCAAATACTCAACGTGCGCCACACAGCCCGCAAGCAATCGCCGGCGGAGGGATAG
- the ispG gene encoding flavodoxin-dependent (E)-4-hydroxy-3-methylbut-2-enyl-diphosphate synthase, whose amino-acid sequence MNMLEKPPQSDVAGPMARHRSIQVMVGNVAVGGGAPIVVQSMTNTDTADIQGTIEQVAALSRAGSEMVRITVDRDEAAAAVPHIRDELRKRGITTPLIGDFHYIGHKLLADHPACAEALDKYRINPGNVGFKAKRDTQFTDIVEMALKYNKTVRIGANWGSLDQELLTKLMDENALLPQPKDVRAVTREAMVQSALLSAARAEEIGLPKNRMILSAKVSAVQDLIAVYQTLAERSDYAIHLGLTEAGMGSKGIVASSAALGILLQQGIGDTIRISLTPEPGGDRTLEVQVAQELLQTMGFRTFVPLVAACPGCGRTTSTTFQELARSIQDFIRVEMPSWKTRYPGVESLNVAIMGCIVNGPGESKHADIGISLPGTGETPAAPVFVDGKKFRTLRGPNIATEFKAMVIDYIDHRYGSGAALPAGVGADAAE is encoded by the coding sequence ATGAACATGCTTGAAAAACCGCCGCAGAGCGATGTCGCCGGCCCGATGGCCCGGCATCGCAGCATCCAGGTCATGGTTGGCAATGTCGCCGTCGGCGGCGGGGCGCCGATCGTCGTGCAGTCGATGACCAATACCGACACAGCAGACATCCAGGGCACCATCGAGCAGGTCGCAGCCCTCTCGCGCGCCGGCTCGGAAATGGTCCGCATCACCGTGGATCGCGATGAAGCCGCTGCAGCCGTGCCGCATATCCGCGATGAGCTGCGCAAGCGCGGCATCACCACGCCGCTGATCGGCGATTTCCATTACATCGGCCACAAGCTGCTCGCCGACCATCCGGCCTGCGCCGAGGCGCTCGACAAGTACCGCATCAATCCCGGCAACGTCGGCTTCAAGGCAAAGCGCGACACCCAGTTCACCGACATCGTCGAGATGGCGCTGAAGTACAACAAGACAGTCCGGATCGGCGCCAACTGGGGCTCGCTCGATCAGGAACTGCTGACCAAGCTGATGGACGAGAACGCGCTGCTGCCGCAGCCGAAGGATGTCCGCGCGGTGACCCGCGAAGCGATGGTCCAGTCGGCCTTGCTGTCGGCCGCCCGCGCCGAGGAAATCGGCCTGCCGAAGAACCGCATGATCCTGTCGGCCAAGGTTTCGGCGGTGCAGGACCTGATCGCGGTGTATCAGACGCTCGCCGAACGTTCCGACTACGCCATCCATCTCGGCCTCACCGAAGCCGGCATGGGCTCCAAGGGCATCGTGGCGTCCTCGGCGGCGCTCGGCATCCTGCTGCAGCAGGGCATCGGCGACACCATCCGCATCTCGCTGACGCCGGAACCCGGCGGCGACCGCACGCTGGAAGTCCAGGTCGCGCAAGAATTGCTGCAGACCATGGGTTTCCGTACCTTCGTGCCGCTGGTCGCGGCATGCCCCGGCTGCGGTCGCACCACCTCGACCACGTTCCAGGAACTGGCGCGCTCGATCCAGGATTTTATCCGCGTCGAAATGCCCAGCTGGAAGACCCGCTATCCCGGCGTCGAGTCGCTGAACGTCGCCATCATGGGCTGCATCGTCAACGGCCCCGGCGAGTCCAAGCATGCCGACATCGGCATCTCCTTGCCCGGCACCGGTGAAACCCCGGCCGCGCCGGTGTTCGTCGACGGCAAGAAATTCCGCACCCTGCGCGGTCCCAACATCGCCACCGAGTTCAAGGCCATGGTGATCGACTATATCGATCACCGCTACGGCTCGGGCGCGGCGCTGCCGGCGGGAGTGGGCGCCGACGCGGCGGAGTAA
- a CDS encoding DMT family transporter, with translation MLLLCLTWGFNQIAIKLVLPEIPPYLQAMLRSAGALVVIVAIAAIRGTPLFVRDGTLKIGLSCGVLFGVEFVLIFHGLEYTSASRAAVFLYTAPFFVAAGSYRFLGERLRAVQWTGLAVSFAGVAFAIGVPQPDVDAKVLLGDLMVVGGAVMWAATTLCVKATKLGRCPPEKALGYQVAVSIPILGLAAWLAGETIPGIPGALTLGLMAWQAIWVVGMTFLVWFSLVRVYSASKLSAFTFITPLIGVAGGYLIMGDRLTPAFGVAAMLVVAGLYLVNKPASVEV, from the coding sequence ATGCTGTTGCTATGCCTGACTTGGGGCTTCAACCAGATCGCCATCAAGCTCGTGCTGCCGGAAATCCCGCCCTATCTGCAGGCAATGCTGCGGTCCGCTGGGGCCTTGGTGGTGATTGTGGCGATCGCCGCGATCCGCGGCACGCCACTGTTTGTGCGCGACGGCACCTTGAAAATCGGATTGTCTTGCGGGGTTCTGTTCGGCGTCGAGTTCGTGCTGATCTTTCATGGCCTGGAATACACTTCGGCCAGCCGTGCCGCTGTGTTCCTGTATACGGCGCCGTTTTTCGTGGCCGCCGGTTCCTATCGGTTTCTCGGCGAGCGGCTGCGCGCCGTGCAGTGGACCGGGCTGGCGGTGAGCTTCGCCGGCGTTGCTTTTGCCATCGGCGTGCCGCAACCCGATGTCGATGCCAAGGTGCTGCTCGGCGACCTGATGGTCGTGGGCGGCGCGGTGATGTGGGCGGCGACCACCTTGTGCGTCAAGGCGACGAAGCTCGGCCGGTGCCCTCCGGAAAAGGCCTTGGGTTACCAGGTGGCGGTATCGATCCCGATCCTCGGCCTCGCGGCCTGGCTTGCCGGCGAGACCATTCCCGGCATCCCCGGCGCGTTGACGCTGGGCCTGATGGCCTGGCAGGCGATCTGGGTGGTCGGCATGACCTTCCTGGTCTGGTTCAGCCTGGTGAGGGTCTATTCCGCCAGCAAGCTGTCGGCCTTCACTTTCATCACCCCCTTGATCGGCGTCGCTGGCGGTTATCTGATCATGGGCGACCGCCTCACCCCGGCCTTCGGCGTCGCCGCGATGCTGGTCGTGGCCGGGCTGTATCTGGTGAACAAGCCGGCGTCGGTGGAGGTATGA
- a CDS encoding Fur family transcriptional regulator: protein MTLAKPHFPAPGHDHDHDHDRCTADAIQHAETVCAGRSQKFTPIRRQVLGALLGSHRPLGAYEVIDELAKTMSRPAPITVYRALDFLMENGLVHRIESRNAFLACAHDHAEASMVAFLICDKCGSVGEVPAAKVAQSLNDAARTTGFAPKLSVVEITGTCAHCQTV, encoded by the coding sequence ATGACCCTTGCCAAGCCGCATTTCCCGGCCCCCGGCCACGATCACGATCACGATCACGACCGCTGCACCGCGGACGCGATTCAGCACGCCGAAACGGTCTGCGCCGGCCGGTCGCAGAAATTCACCCCGATCCGCCGCCAGGTGCTGGGCGCCCTGCTGGGCAGCCATCGGCCGCTCGGCGCCTATGAGGTGATCGACGAACTGGCCAAGACCATGTCGCGCCCGGCGCCGATCACGGTGTACCGCGCGCTGGATTTCCTGATGGAGAACGGCCTCGTTCATCGCATCGAGAGCCGCAACGCCTTCCTGGCCTGCGCCCACGACCACGCCGAGGCGTCGATGGTGGCGTTCCTGATCTGCGACAAATGCGGCTCGGTCGGCGAGGTGCCGGCCGCCAAGGTGGCGCAGAGCCTGAACGACGCCGCGCGCACCACCGGTTTCGCACCCAAACTCTCGGTGGTGGAAATCACTGGCACCTGCGCACACTGCCAGACCGTCTGA
- a CDS encoding MarR family winged helix-turn-helix transcriptional regulator produces the protein MPGSNVDFLFALFETQRLLRLYAEKQARRFGLTKAQWSVLAKLERTEGLKQTEIADLLEIQPITLTRLIDKLCDLGLIERRSDDSDRRVNRLYLTEAARPLMRKLGQLRNELTDTALAGLSAGDTRLLVAQLEIVKDNVREAIQHPAPAPTPNLLKESTYG, from the coding sequence ATGCCCGGATCCAATGTCGACTTCCTGTTTGCGCTGTTCGAAACCCAGCGCCTGCTGCGGCTATATGCCGAGAAGCAGGCGCGGCGGTTCGGCCTGACCAAGGCGCAATGGAGCGTTCTGGCCAAGCTGGAACGTACTGAAGGCCTGAAGCAGACCGAAATCGCCGACCTGCTGGAAATCCAGCCGATCACGCTGACCCGGTTGATCGACAAGCTGTGCGACCTCGGCCTGATCGAACGCCGCAGCGACGACAGCGATCGTCGGGTCAACCGCCTGTATCTCACCGAAGCCGCCCGGCCGCTGATGCGGAAGCTCGGCCAGCTGCGCAACGAACTGACGGACACGGCTCTGGCCGGCCTCAGCGCCGGGGATACCCGTCTGCTGGTCGCCCAACTCGAAATCGTCAAGGACAACGTCCGCGAGGCGATCCAGCACCCCGCTCCCGCGCCGACGCCCAACCTGCTCAAGGAATCGACCTATGGCTGA
- a CDS encoding HlyD family secretion protein, which yields MAEPALKLAPETGAPDKAVGDSATTAPARPGFLRRYRRTLLLVALPIVALVGGIAFYLSGGRYVTTDDAYVGAQKVLITPDISGKVEKVVVREGQHVNAGDVLFEIDPVPFRFAVQQAQATLDQQQTTYDNLVSNLKIYGQMQDLMQQGADLKQRDVERKATLAKSNFGSQLDLDNAGSALVTARAQLELLKQQLSTAKNQLLGNPDLPLAQFPPYAQAKAALEQAQRNLDHTVLRAPMSGTATQVDNIQLGRFVAAGTPILSVIDDSKPWVDANLKESDFTYIAVGQKVDIDVDAFPNHVFKGTVGSLSPGTGAQFAILPPQNATGNFVKVVQRVPVRIYLDNADPAVKKLKAGMSSYTSIDTNHHRSLAALFGMSPAVAKQD from the coding sequence ATGGCTGAACCCGCACTGAAACTCGCGCCCGAAACGGGGGCTCCGGACAAGGCTGTCGGGGATTCGGCGACCACGGCGCCGGCCCGTCCCGGTTTCCTGCGACGCTACCGGCGAACCTTGCTGCTGGTCGCGTTGCCGATCGTCGCGCTGGTCGGCGGCATCGCCTTCTATCTGAGCGGCGGCCGCTACGTGACCACCGACGACGCCTATGTCGGCGCCCAGAAGGTGCTGATCACGCCGGACATCTCCGGCAAGGTCGAGAAGGTGGTGGTGCGCGAGGGCCAGCACGTCAACGCGGGCGACGTTCTGTTCGAGATCGACCCAGTGCCGTTCCGTTTTGCCGTGCAGCAGGCTCAGGCGACGCTGGATCAGCAGCAGACCACCTATGACAACCTGGTCAGCAACTTGAAGATCTACGGCCAGATGCAGGACCTGATGCAGCAGGGCGCCGACCTGAAGCAGCGCGACGTCGAACGCAAGGCGACGCTGGCGAAAAGCAATTTCGGCTCGCAACTCGATCTCGACAATGCCGGCTCCGCGCTGGTGACTGCCCGCGCGCAGCTCGAATTGCTGAAGCAGCAACTGTCCACCGCGAAGAACCAGTTGCTCGGCAATCCCGACCTGCCGCTTGCGCAATTCCCGCCCTACGCCCAGGCCAAGGCAGCGCTGGAACAGGCGCAACGCAACCTCGACCACACGGTGCTGCGCGCGCCGATGAGCGGTACTGCCACCCAGGTCGACAACATCCAGCTCGGCCGATTTGTGGCCGCGGGCACGCCGATCCTCAGCGTCATCGACGATTCCAAACCGTGGGTCGACGCCAACCTGAAGGAATCCGACTTCACCTATATTGCGGTCGGCCAGAAGGTCGATATCGACGTCGACGCGTTCCCCAACCACGTCTTCAAGGGCACCGTCGGCTCGCTGAGCCCGGGCACCGGCGCGCAGTTCGCGATCCTGCCGCCGCAGAACGCCACCGGCAACTTCGTCAAGGTGGTGCAGCGCGTGCCGGTGCGGATCTATCTCGACAATGCCGATCCCGCAGTGAAGAAACTCAAGGCCGGCATGAGCTCGTATACGTCGATCGACACCAATCATCACCGCTCGCTGGCGGCGCTGTTCGGCATGTCGCCGGCCGTCGCGAAGCAGGACTGA
- a CDS encoding MDR family MFS transporter: protein MRRTMVTICAMTATIMQALDTTIANVALPYMQGSLSASQDQVNWVLTSYIVAAAIMTAPVGWVANRFGRKKIFIICSAGFTIASVMCGLAQDIGQMVLFRLLQGVFGAALVPLSQAVMLDSYALHERAKAMSIWGMGVMLGPIMGPSLGAWLTETYSWHWVFFVNIPFGIVTVAGLMVFMDETKTNAELKFDWFGFGALALGIGSMQLALDRGEQLGWLESNEIIIETIIAIVGFYYFFAHSLTSNRPFIQFAIFKDKNFVGGCVFMAVMGLVLYSTMALSSPFLQNVIGYPILTAGLLLATRGSGTFVAMMLVGRFMKYIEARTLIMAGMALISLGLFFTARWTDQTGVTEIVIVSIAQGFGLGLVFVPLSTVAFLTLPNHLRTDGTSMLTLLRNVASSIGISLVIAQLTSGTRMAHAVLVEHVTPFNNALQMPGVREMLDLTTDAGRAAADAIVTLQATIIAFGLDYQTVMVVTLLAIPLALMIGSSKAALRAQSKAPSDHAAVMD, encoded by the coding sequence ATGCGCCGGACCATGGTGACGATCTGCGCCATGACCGCGACGATCATGCAGGCGCTCGACACCACCATCGCCAACGTGGCGCTGCCCTATATGCAGGGCTCGCTGTCGGCCTCGCAGGACCAGGTCAACTGGGTGCTGACGTCCTACATCGTCGCCGCCGCGATCATGACCGCACCGGTCGGCTGGGTTGCCAACCGGTTCGGCCGCAAGAAGATCTTCATCATCTGCTCCGCCGGCTTCACCATCGCCTCGGTGATGTGCGGCCTCGCCCAGGATATCGGCCAGATGGTGCTGTTCCGTCTGCTGCAGGGCGTGTTCGGAGCAGCTTTGGTGCCGTTGTCGCAAGCCGTCATGCTCGATAGCTACGCGCTGCACGAGCGCGCCAAGGCGATGTCGATCTGGGGCATGGGCGTGATGCTCGGCCCGATCATGGGTCCGTCGCTCGGCGCATGGCTGACCGAAACCTATTCCTGGCACTGGGTGTTCTTCGTCAACATCCCGTTCGGCATTGTCACAGTGGCTGGACTGATGGTGTTCATGGACGAGACCAAGACCAATGCCGAACTGAAGTTCGACTGGTTCGGATTCGGCGCATTGGCGCTCGGTATCGGCTCGATGCAGCTGGCGCTTGACCGCGGCGAGCAGCTGGGCTGGCTCGAATCCAACGAGATTATCATCGAGACCATCATCGCCATCGTCGGCTTCTATTACTTCTTCGCGCATTCGCTGACGTCGAACCGCCCCTTCATCCAGTTTGCGATCTTCAAGGACAAGAATTTCGTCGGTGGCTGCGTGTTCATGGCTGTGATGGGCCTGGTGCTGTATTCGACCATGGCGCTGTCGTCGCCGTTCCTGCAGAACGTGATCGGCTATCCGATTCTCACCGCCGGCCTGCTGCTGGCAACGCGTGGCTCCGGCACCTTCGTCGCCATGATGCTGGTCGGCCGTTTCATGAAATATATCGAGGCGCGGACACTGATCATGGCCGGCATGGCGCTGATCTCGCTGGGCCTGTTCTTCACCGCGCGCTGGACCGACCAGACCGGCGTGACCGAGATCGTCATCGTCAGCATTGCGCAGGGCTTCGGCCTCGGCCTGGTGTTTGTGCCGCTCTCCACCGTCGCCTTCCTGACGCTGCCCAACCACCTGCGCACCGACGGCACATCGATGCTGACCTTGTTGCGCAATGTCGCCAGTTCGATCGGTATCTCACTGGTCATCGCGCAGCTCACCTCGGGCACACGGATGGCCCATGCGGTGCTGGTCGAACACGTCACGCCGTTCAACAACGCGTTGCAGATGCCCGGCGTCCGCGAGATGCTCGATCTCACTACCGACGCCGGGCGCGCCGCGGCCGACGCCATCGTCACGCTGCAGGCGACGATCATCGCCTTCGGGCTGGATTATCAGACGGTGATGGTGGTGACACTGCTGGCGATTCCGCTGGCGCTGATGATCGGCTCATCGAAGGCGGCGTTGCGCGCGCAGTCGAAGGCGCCAAGCGATCATGCCGCGGTGATGGACTAG
- a CDS encoding acetate--CoA ligase family protein: MTASARHHPLDTFFSPSSIAIIGASRDAMKIPGLLLAFLRKNQFPGRIYPVNPNYADIDGLKCYPSVTAIGQPIDLAIVIIPARAVLDALHECAGLGVKNAVIISSGFAEEGGDAIAMQDAIAGLAKRTGMRISGPNAEGFFNEIGQVAATFSPTVDVRPDQPRLIATRKRIGIVAQSGGIGFAIYHRARALGIALSYVISTGNESDLGAGEFLDYMVQDPLTDVILLFIEGIRDTDSFLAAARRAAETGKPVIVTKVGRSGAGERAAASHTASMAGWSAAYDAVFAKYGFIVSNDLDEAVTIAALLISTPLPKGDRVAVVTVSGGAGIWGADALAGQGLQVPELSAQLQTAIRGLIPSYGSPRNPIDITAQAVHSGGLQKTIELLDESDEVDAILVVISLSSETRMPFKQPELQPVIDAKRKTIVFWSYTLPSGFARTGLAASGVVVLSGLTHLVVALRQMAARARFRPVAPVEQQSARLPDLSAYLTAATLSEYDSKALLRAAGVELPGEILVQERRTLQSEIARLGFPLVLKVQSRDIPHKSEIGGVRIDIATEDAAFAAYDALLANAQRLRPDAAIQGVLLGPMADKGVEIIVGTLTDATFGPLVMVGLGGVTAELFRDVVYRPAPVGPAEAMSMLRELKAAALLDGFRGAPKADVPALAALIAQLSQIAADAKDEIAEIEINPVLVHALGDGVTIVDALVVPKPRP; this comes from the coding sequence ATGACGGCCAGCGCGCGCCACCATCCGCTCGACACGTTCTTTTCGCCGTCCAGCATCGCCATCATCGGCGCGTCGCGCGATGCGATGAAGATTCCCGGCCTGCTGTTGGCGTTCCTGCGCAAGAACCAGTTTCCCGGCCGGATCTATCCGGTCAATCCGAACTATGCCGACATCGACGGGCTCAAGTGCTATCCTTCGGTCACCGCCATCGGCCAGCCGATCGATCTGGCCATCGTCATCATCCCCGCGCGTGCCGTGCTCGACGCGCTGCACGAATGCGCCGGCCTTGGTGTCAAGAATGCGGTGATCATCTCGTCGGGTTTCGCCGAGGAGGGCGGCGATGCCATTGCGATGCAGGACGCCATCGCCGGTCTGGCGAAGCGCACCGGCATGCGGATCTCCGGCCCCAATGCCGAAGGTTTCTTCAACGAGATCGGGCAGGTCGCGGCGACCTTCAGCCCGACGGTGGACGTCAGGCCGGATCAGCCGCGGTTGATCGCCACCCGGAAGCGCATCGGCATCGTCGCGCAATCCGGCGGCATCGGCTTTGCCATCTATCACCGCGCGAGAGCGCTGGGCATTGCGCTGAGCTATGTCATCTCGACCGGCAACGAGTCCGATCTCGGCGCCGGCGAATTCCTCGACTACATGGTGCAGGATCCGCTGACCGATGTGATCCTGCTGTTCATCGAAGGCATCCGCGACACCGACAGCTTTCTCGCCGCCGCTCGACGCGCGGCCGAAACCGGCAAGCCGGTGATCGTGACGAAAGTCGGCCGTTCCGGCGCCGGCGAGCGCGCCGCCGCCTCGCACACCGCCAGCATGGCCGGCTGGTCCGCGGCCTATGACGCGGTGTTCGCCAAATACGGCTTCATCGTCTCCAACGATCTCGACGAGGCCGTCACCATCGCCGCTCTGCTGATATCGACACCGCTGCCGAAGGGCGACCGCGTCGCCGTGGTCACGGTGTCCGGCGGCGCCGGCATATGGGGCGCCGACGCGCTGGCGGGGCAGGGGCTGCAGGTGCCGGAATTGTCCGCGCAGTTGCAGACGGCCATTCGCGGCCTGATCCCCTCCTATGGTTCGCCGCGCAACCCGATCGATATCACCGCACAGGCGGTGCACAGCGGCGGCCTGCAGAAGACCATCGAACTGCTCGACGAATCCGACGAGGTCGATGCCATCCTGGTGGTGATCTCGCTGTCGAGCGAGACCCGCATGCCGTTCAAGCAGCCGGAGCTTCAGCCGGTCATCGACGCCAAACGCAAGACGATCGTGTTCTGGTCCTACACGCTGCCGTCGGGTTTCGCCCGCACGGGTCTCGCAGCCTCCGGGGTGGTGGTGCTGTCCGGCCTGACGCATCTCGTGGTGGCGCTGCGCCAGATGGCGGCGCGCGCCCGTTTCAGGCCGGTCGCGCCGGTGGAGCAGCAGTCGGCCCGGCTGCCCGACCTGTCCGCGTATCTGACGGCGGCGACGCTATCCGAGTACGACAGCAAGGCTCTGTTACGCGCTGCCGGTGTTGAGTTGCCGGGCGAGATCCTGGTGCAGGAAAGGCGCACGCTCCAAAGCGAGATCGCCAGGCTCGGCTTCCCGCTGGTGCTGAAGGTGCAATCGCGCGACATTCCGCACAAGAGCGAGATCGGCGGCGTGCGTATCGACATCGCCACGGAAGACGCCGCTTTCGCTGCCTATGATGCGCTGCTGGCCAATGCGCAGCGGCTCCGGCCGGATGCCGCGATCCAGGGCGTGCTGCTCGGTCCGATGGCCGACAAGGGCGTCGAGATCATTGTCGGCACCCTGACGGACGCCACTTTCGGGCCGCTGGTGATGGTCGGGCTCGGCGGCGTCACCGCGGAACTGTTCAGGGATGTGGTGTATCGCCCGGCGCCGGTCGGTCCGGCCGAAGCCATGTCGATGCTTCGCGAGTTGAAGGCCGCAGCTCTGCTCGACGGGTTTCGCGGCGCGCCGAAGGCCGACGTGCCGGCGCTGGCTGCGCTGATCGCCCAGCTGTCGCAGATCGCCGCGGACGCGAAGGATGAGATTGCCGAGATCGAGATCAACCCGGTGCTTGTGCATGCCCTGGGCGACGGCGTCACCATCGTCGATGCGCTGGTGGTACCGAAGCCGCGACCGTAA
- a CDS encoding enoyl-CoA hydratase has translation MNDMVLQALDNGLLTITMNRPDRRNALNVEMTQGLVAAARRAAEDHEVRAVLLKGAGGTFCVGGDVKSMAAGRAPLPFEAKMANLRRGMEVSRILHEMPKPVVAQVDGAAAGAGLSIALACDIRVASASCKITTAFAKVGLSGDYGGTYFLTHLLGSAKARELYLMSPVLTAQEALALGMVTRVVDDAEVGTAAHDLAMSFAQGPTVTLGYIKRNINNAEHLSLEACFDAEAMHHSRASDTADHKEAAAAFVEKRKPVFHGH, from the coding sequence ATGAACGACATGGTTCTCCAGGCGCTCGACAACGGACTGCTGACCATCACCATGAACCGGCCTGACCGGCGCAATGCGCTGAATGTCGAGATGACGCAGGGGCTAGTGGCGGCGGCGCGGCGGGCGGCGGAGGACCACGAAGTGCGCGCCGTGCTGCTGAAGGGCGCCGGCGGCACGTTCTGCGTCGGCGGCGATGTCAAATCGATGGCCGCCGGCCGCGCGCCATTGCCGTTCGAGGCCAAGATGGCCAACCTGCGGCGCGGCATGGAAGTTTCGCGCATCCTGCATGAGATGCCGAAGCCGGTGGTGGCGCAGGTCGACGGCGCTGCCGCGGGCGCAGGGCTGTCCATCGCGCTCGCATGCGACATCCGCGTCGCCAGCGCATCGTGCAAGATCACCACGGCCTTCGCCAAGGTCGGGCTGTCCGGCGATTACGGCGGCACCTATTTCCTCACCCACCTGCTGGGAAGCGCCAAGGCGCGGGAGCTCTATCTGATGTCGCCCGTGCTTACCGCGCAGGAAGCGCTGGCGCTCGGCATGGTCACCCGGGTAGTCGACGATGCCGAGGTCGGAACCGCAGCCCACGACCTGGCGATGTCCTTCGCCCAGGGGCCGACGGTCACGCTCGGCTACATCAAGCGCAACATCAACAACGCCGAGCACCTCTCGCTGGAAGCCTGCTTCGATGCCGAAGCCATGCACCACTCGCGTGCCAGCGACACCGCGGACCACAAGGAGGCCGCTGCGGCCTTCGTCGAGAAACGCAAACCCGTTTTTCATGGGCATTGA